One genomic region from Oncorhynchus gorbuscha isolate QuinsamMale2020 ecotype Even-year linkage group LG13, OgorEven_v1.0, whole genome shotgun sequence encodes:
- the LOC123992273 gene encoding lebercilin-like protein: MSLRLRYHRRGIVQQDNANYEVGAGDADSSCSSGQFTSSRSSKGYSSRTGSREDSQGSSTQSDYKEEAETTANRTLSLSPSKKPGLSRKTEKARSLKAKEGSGAKRRKTLFQGTTRPLASLQSSPLQGSNQRTSSAHRHRIKELNSQVWELQQQLSGVATENKLLKQLQGRHAVVLHRFQDSQSGLPRVLAKHGNAMRALQELQRKARNRRNCLSRRLRGTKEELLRTKDALYRLQLLSEDCSLEEREGLSHRLALITVDLHRKNKRIQTNDKNYG, from the exons ATGTCTCTGAGGCTGAGATACCACCGCAGAGGCATAGTGCAGCAGGACAATGCTAACTATGAAGTGGGTGCAGGCGATGCAGACTCAAGCTGCTCCTCAGGCCAGTTCACCTCCTCCAGGTCAAGCAAGGGATACAGCAGTAGGACCGGCAGCAGGGAAGACTCTCAGGGGTCATCCACCCAGTCAGATTACAAGGAGGAGGCTGAAACTACTGCAAATAGGACCCTTTCCCTCTCACCTAGCAAGAAGCCAGGTCTAAGCAGGAAGACAGAGAAAGCACGAAGT CTCAAAGCAAAAGAGGGCAGTGGTGCAAAAAGAAGAAAAACACTTTTTCAAGGAACCACAAGGCCTCTCGCTTCCCTCCAATCAAGCCCCCTGCAGGGCTCAAACCAGCGCACCAGTTCTGCCCACAGGCACCGCATCAAGGAACTCAACAGCCAAGTGTGGGAGCTACAGCAGCAGCTGAGTGGTGTCGCCACAGAGAACAAGTTGCTAAAGCAGCTCCAGGGCCGCCACGCGGTGGTGCTACATCGCTTCCAGGATTCACAGAGTGGCCTTCCCCGG GTTCTGGCCAAGCACGGAAACGCAATGCGCGCTCTGCAGGAGCTCCAGCGTAAAGCCCGCAACCGCCGCAACTGTCTATCCAGGCGTCTGAGGGGCACAAAGGAGGAGCTGCTGCGCACCAAGGACGCTCTGTACCGGCTGCAGCTGCTCAGCGAGGACTGCAGcctggaagagagggaagggctgAGCCACAGGCTGGCCCTGATCACTGTGGACCTACACAGGAAGAACAAGAGGATACAG ACCAATGACAAAAACTATGGATAA